A window of the Zonotrichia leucophrys gambelii isolate GWCS_2022_RI chromosome 18, RI_Zleu_2.0, whole genome shotgun sequence genome harbors these coding sequences:
- the SPATA20 gene encoding spermatogenesis-associated protein 20 isoform X1, translating to MLAAPLRCARRHIFLTGIAAMATVGTPGPPSVPRHTNRLINEKSPYLLQHAHNPVDWYPWGQEAFDKAKRENKLIFLSVGYSTCHWCHVMEEESFKSKEIGEIMNEHFVCIKVDREERPDVDKVYMTFVQATSGGGGWPMSVWLTPDLKPFAGGTYFPPEDGVHRVGFRTVLLRIAEQWKENKDALLESSQRILEALRHTSEIRVQGQESPPPAKEVMGTCFQQLSRSYDEEYGGFSKSPKFPTPVNLNFLFTYWALHQTTPEGARALQMALHTLKMMAHGGIHDHIGQGFHRYSTDQHWHVPHFEKMLYDQGQLAAMYSKAFQISGDEFFADVVRDILLYVSRDLSDQAGGFYSAEDADSYPTSTSREKREGAFCVWTAKELRALLPDPVEGATEGTTLGEIFMHHYGVEEAGNVDPMKDPHQELKGKNVLIARCSPELTAARFGLEPGRLSALLQECQHRLSSARAQRPRPHLDTKMLAAWNGLMISGFAQAGATLAEQGYVSRAAQAAAFLRTHLFDPDSGRLLRSCYRGKHNSVEQSAVPIQGFLEDYVFVIQALFDLYEASLEQSWLEWALHLQHMQDKLFWDPKGFAYFSTEASDPSLLLRLKDDQDGAEPTPNSVAVTNLLRAACYSGHMEWVEKAGKILAAFSQRLQKIPITLPEMARATAVFHHTLKQVVICGDPQGEDTKEMLHCVRSVFSPNKVLMVADGDSAGFLYRQLPFLASLERKDGKATAYVCSNFTCSLPVTSVQELRGMLSP from the exons ATGTTGGCGGCGCCGCTGCGCTGCGCCCGCAG GCACATATTTCTAACGGGGATCGCAGCCATGGCCACGGTGGGGACACCCGGCCCCCCCAGCGTCCCTCGTCACACCAACCGCCTGATTAACGAAAAGTCCCCGTACCTCCTGCAGCACGCCCACAACCCTGTGGATTG GTACCCTTGGGGTCAGGAAGCCTTTGATaaagcaaagagagaaaacaagctGATATTCCTGTCAG TTGGCTACTCCACCTGCCACTGGTGCCATGTCATGGAGGAGGAGTCCTTCAAGAGCAAGGAGATTGGGGAGATCATGAATGAGCACTTTGTGTGCATCAAAGTGGATCGTGAGGAGCGGCCAGATGTGGATAAAGTATACATGACCTTCgtgcag GCCACCAGTGGTGGAGGTGGTTGGCCCATGAGTGTCTGGCTGACCCCAGACCTCAAGCCCTTTGCTGGGGGGACGTATTTCCCTCCTGAGGATGGAGTTCATCGTGTTGGTTTTCGGACTGTGCTGCTCCGGATCGCAGAGCAG TGGAAGGAGAACAAAGATGCCCTGTtggagagcagccagaggaTTCTGGAAGCATTGCGACACACATCAGAGATCcgtgtgcagggccaggagtcaCCCCCACCAGCCAAAGAAGTGATGGGTACCtgtttccagcagctctccagatCCTATGATGAGGAATATGGTGGATTTTCCAAATCCCCCAAGTTCCCCACCCCAG TGAATTTGAATTTCCTGTTCACGTACTGGGCCCTGCACCAAACAACTCCAGAAGGTGCCCGGGCACTGCAGATGGCTCTGCACACCCTCAAGATGATGGCCCATGGGGGCATCCATGACCACATTGGTCAG GGGTTTCACCGCTACTCCACTGACCAGCACTGGCATGTTCCTCACTTTGAGAAGATGCTGTATGACCAGGGGCAGCTGGCAGCCATGTACAGCAAAGCCTTCCAG ATCTCTGGTGATGAATTCTTTGCTGATGTTGTCCGAGACATTTTACTCTACGTCTCGCGTGACCTGAGTGACCAG GCAGGAGGTTTCTATAGTGCAGAAGATGCAGATTCCTACCCGACCTCCACATCTAGAGAGAAGCGAGAAGGAGCTTTCTGTGTATGGACAGCCAAGGAGCTCCGGGCTCTCCTCCCCGACCCTGTTGAGGGGGCCACAGAGGGGACAACCTTGGGAGAGATCTTCATGCACCACTATGGAGTGGAAGAGGCTGGCAACGTGGACCCCATGAAG GACCCCCATCAGGAGCTGAAGGGAAAGAATGTCCTCATTGCCCGCTGCTCCCCGGAGCTGACGGCAGCCCGGTttgggctggagccaggccGGCTGAGTGCCCTCCTGCAAGAATGCCAACACAGACTGTCCTCAGCCCGGGCACAGCGGCCACGGCCACACCTGGACACCAAGATGCTGGCAGCATGGAATG ggctgatgATCTCAGGCtttgcccaggctggggctaCCCTGGCCGAGCAGGGATatgtgagcagggctgcacaggcagctgcctTCCTGAGGACACACCTTTTCGACCCCGACAGCGGGAGGCTGCTTCGGAGCTGCTACCGGGGCAAGCACAACTCAGTGGAGCAGAG tgctgtgcccatccaGGGCTTCCTGGAGGACTATGTCTTTGTCATCCAGGCACTCTTTGACCTGTATGAAGCCtcactggagcagagctggctggagtGGGCCCTTCATCTCCAGCACATGCAAGACAAACTCTTCTGGGACCCTAAAGGCTTTGCTTATTTCTCCACTGAGGCCAGCgatccctctctgctcctgcgTCTCAAGGATG ACCAAGATGGAGCAGAGCCCACCCCTAACTCTGTCGCTGTCACAAACCTGCTCCGAGCAGCTTGTTACTCTGGTCATATGGAGTGGGTGGAAAAAGCCGGCAAGATCTTGGCTGCCTTCtcacagaggctgcagaagATCCCGATAACCCTCCCAGAGATGGCCCGGGCCACTGCTGTCTTCCATCACACCCTCAAACAG GTTGTCATCTGTGGGGACCCCCAAGGAGAAGACACCAAAGAGATGCTGCATTGTGTCCGCTCTGTCTTCAGCCCAAACAAG GTGCTGATGGTCGCAGATGGAGACAGCGCTGGGTTCCTCTACCGCCAGCTGCCTTTCCTTGCATCCCTGGAGAGGAAGGATGGGAAAGCCACTGCCTATGTCTGCAGCAACTtcacctgctccctgcctgtcaCCTCTGTCCAGGAGCTGCGTGGGATGCTCAGCCCGTGA
- the SPATA20 gene encoding spermatogenesis-associated protein 20 isoform X2, translating to MATVGTPGPPSVPRHTNRLINEKSPYLLQHAHNPVDWYPWGQEAFDKAKRENKLIFLSVGYSTCHWCHVMEEESFKSKEIGEIMNEHFVCIKVDREERPDVDKVYMTFVQATSGGGGWPMSVWLTPDLKPFAGGTYFPPEDGVHRVGFRTVLLRIAEQWKENKDALLESSQRILEALRHTSEIRVQGQESPPPAKEVMGTCFQQLSRSYDEEYGGFSKSPKFPTPVNLNFLFTYWALHQTTPEGARALQMALHTLKMMAHGGIHDHIGQGFHRYSTDQHWHVPHFEKMLYDQGQLAAMYSKAFQISGDEFFADVVRDILLYVSRDLSDQAGGFYSAEDADSYPTSTSREKREGAFCVWTAKELRALLPDPVEGATEGTTLGEIFMHHYGVEEAGNVDPMKDPHQELKGKNVLIARCSPELTAARFGLEPGRLSALLQECQHRLSSARAQRPRPHLDTKMLAAWNGLMISGFAQAGATLAEQGYVSRAAQAAAFLRTHLFDPDSGRLLRSCYRGKHNSVEQSAVPIQGFLEDYVFVIQALFDLYEASLEQSWLEWALHLQHMQDKLFWDPKGFAYFSTEASDPSLLLRLKDDQDGAEPTPNSVAVTNLLRAACYSGHMEWVEKAGKILAAFSQRLQKIPITLPEMARATAVFHHTLKQVVICGDPQGEDTKEMLHCVRSVFSPNKVLMVADGDSAGFLYRQLPFLASLERKDGKATAYVCSNFTCSLPVTSVQELRGMLSP from the exons ATGGCCACGGTGGGGACACCCGGCCCCCCCAGCGTCCCTCGTCACACCAACCGCCTGATTAACGAAAAGTCCCCGTACCTCCTGCAGCACGCCCACAACCCTGTGGATTG GTACCCTTGGGGTCAGGAAGCCTTTGATaaagcaaagagagaaaacaagctGATATTCCTGTCAG TTGGCTACTCCACCTGCCACTGGTGCCATGTCATGGAGGAGGAGTCCTTCAAGAGCAAGGAGATTGGGGAGATCATGAATGAGCACTTTGTGTGCATCAAAGTGGATCGTGAGGAGCGGCCAGATGTGGATAAAGTATACATGACCTTCgtgcag GCCACCAGTGGTGGAGGTGGTTGGCCCATGAGTGTCTGGCTGACCCCAGACCTCAAGCCCTTTGCTGGGGGGACGTATTTCCCTCCTGAGGATGGAGTTCATCGTGTTGGTTTTCGGACTGTGCTGCTCCGGATCGCAGAGCAG TGGAAGGAGAACAAAGATGCCCTGTtggagagcagccagaggaTTCTGGAAGCATTGCGACACACATCAGAGATCcgtgtgcagggccaggagtcaCCCCCACCAGCCAAAGAAGTGATGGGTACCtgtttccagcagctctccagatCCTATGATGAGGAATATGGTGGATTTTCCAAATCCCCCAAGTTCCCCACCCCAG TGAATTTGAATTTCCTGTTCACGTACTGGGCCCTGCACCAAACAACTCCAGAAGGTGCCCGGGCACTGCAGATGGCTCTGCACACCCTCAAGATGATGGCCCATGGGGGCATCCATGACCACATTGGTCAG GGGTTTCACCGCTACTCCACTGACCAGCACTGGCATGTTCCTCACTTTGAGAAGATGCTGTATGACCAGGGGCAGCTGGCAGCCATGTACAGCAAAGCCTTCCAG ATCTCTGGTGATGAATTCTTTGCTGATGTTGTCCGAGACATTTTACTCTACGTCTCGCGTGACCTGAGTGACCAG GCAGGAGGTTTCTATAGTGCAGAAGATGCAGATTCCTACCCGACCTCCACATCTAGAGAGAAGCGAGAAGGAGCTTTCTGTGTATGGACAGCCAAGGAGCTCCGGGCTCTCCTCCCCGACCCTGTTGAGGGGGCCACAGAGGGGACAACCTTGGGAGAGATCTTCATGCACCACTATGGAGTGGAAGAGGCTGGCAACGTGGACCCCATGAAG GACCCCCATCAGGAGCTGAAGGGAAAGAATGTCCTCATTGCCCGCTGCTCCCCGGAGCTGACGGCAGCCCGGTttgggctggagccaggccGGCTGAGTGCCCTCCTGCAAGAATGCCAACACAGACTGTCCTCAGCCCGGGCACAGCGGCCACGGCCACACCTGGACACCAAGATGCTGGCAGCATGGAATG ggctgatgATCTCAGGCtttgcccaggctggggctaCCCTGGCCGAGCAGGGATatgtgagcagggctgcacaggcagctgcctTCCTGAGGACACACCTTTTCGACCCCGACAGCGGGAGGCTGCTTCGGAGCTGCTACCGGGGCAAGCACAACTCAGTGGAGCAGAG tgctgtgcccatccaGGGCTTCCTGGAGGACTATGTCTTTGTCATCCAGGCACTCTTTGACCTGTATGAAGCCtcactggagcagagctggctggagtGGGCCCTTCATCTCCAGCACATGCAAGACAAACTCTTCTGGGACCCTAAAGGCTTTGCTTATTTCTCCACTGAGGCCAGCgatccctctctgctcctgcgTCTCAAGGATG ACCAAGATGGAGCAGAGCCCACCCCTAACTCTGTCGCTGTCACAAACCTGCTCCGAGCAGCTTGTTACTCTGGTCATATGGAGTGGGTGGAAAAAGCCGGCAAGATCTTGGCTGCCTTCtcacagaggctgcagaagATCCCGATAACCCTCCCAGAGATGGCCCGGGCCACTGCTGTCTTCCATCACACCCTCAAACAG GTTGTCATCTGTGGGGACCCCCAAGGAGAAGACACCAAAGAGATGCTGCATTGTGTCCGCTCTGTCTTCAGCCCAAACAAG GTGCTGATGGTCGCAGATGGAGACAGCGCTGGGTTCCTCTACCGCCAGCTGCCTTTCCTTGCATCCCTGGAGAGGAAGGATGGGAAAGCCACTGCCTATGTCTGCAGCAACTtcacctgctccctgcctgtcaCCTCTGTCCAGGAGCTGCGTGGGATGCTCAGCCCGTGA